The following are from one region of the Balaenoptera acutorostrata chromosome 18, mBalAcu1.1, whole genome shotgun sequence genome:
- the MRPL57 gene encoding ribosomal protein 63, mitochondrial, with product MFLTALLRRGRIPGRQWIGKHRRPRPVSAQAKQNMVRRLEVEAENHYWLSRPFLTVEQERGHAAARRAAAFQALKAAQVARFPAHRRLEDQLGHLKVTGKWS from the coding sequence ATGTTCCTGACTGCGCTCCTGCGGCGCGGCCGCATCCCCGGCCGGCAGTGGATCGGGAAGCACCGGCGGCCGCGGCCCGTGTCGGCGCAGGCGAAGCAGAACATGGTCCGCCGCCTGGAGGTCGAGGCAGAGAACCACTACTGGCTGAGCCGGCCCTTCCTCACGGTCGAGCAGGAGCGCGGCCACGCGGCGGCCCGCCGGGCGGCCGCCTTCCAGGCGCTCAAGGCGGCGCAGGTGGCCAGGTTCCCCGCGCACCGACGGCTGGAGGACCAGCTCGGCCACCTCAAGGTCACCGGGAAGTGGTCCTGA